One part of the Theropithecus gelada isolate Dixy chromosome 5, Tgel_1.0, whole genome shotgun sequence genome encodes these proteins:
- the FGFBP2 gene encoding fibroblast growth factor-binding protein 2 yields the protein MKFVPCLLLVTLSCLGTLGQTPRQKQGGTGEEFHFRTGGRDSCTMRPSSLGPDAGEVWLRVDCHNAEQTYWCEYRGQPSMCQAFVADPKPYWNQALQELRRLHHACQGAPVLRPSVCRKTGPQAHMQQVTSSLNGSPVPNQQPEAGTPSLRPKATVKLTEATQLRKDSMEELGKAKPTTLPTAKATEPGPRPGGNEEAKKKAWEHCWKPFQALCAFLISFFQG from the coding sequence ATGAAGTTCGTCCCCTGCCTCCTGCTGGTGACCTTGTCCTGCCTGGGGACTTTGGGTCAGACCCCGAGGCAAAAGCAAGGAGGCACTGGGGAGGAATTCCATTTCCGGACTGGAGGGAGAGATTCCTGCACTATGCGCCCCAGCAGCTTGGGGCCAGATGCTGGAGAAGTCTGGCTTCGCGTCGACTGCCACAACGCAGAGCAGACATACTGGTGTGAGTACAGGGGGCAGCCCAGTATGTGCCAGGCTTTCGTTGCTGACCCCAAACCTTACTGGAACCAAGCCCTGCAGGAGCTGAGGCGCCTTCACCATGCATGCCAGGGGGCCCCGGTGCTGAGGCCATCCGTGTGCAGGAAGACTGGGCCCCAGGCCCACATGCAGCAGGTGACTTCCAGCCTTAACGGCAGCCCAGTGCCCAACCAGCAGCCTGAGGCTGGGACGCCATCTCTGAGGCCCAAGGCCACAGTGAAACTCACAGAAGCAACACAGCTGAGAAAGGACTCAATGGAAGAGCTGGGAAAAGCCAAACCCACCACCCTACCCACAGCCAAAGCTACCGAGCCTGGACCCAGGCCTGGAGGGAATGAGGAAGCAAAGAAGAAGGCCTGGGAACACTGTTGGAAACCCTTCCAGGCCCTGTGTGCCTTTCTCATCAGCTTCTTCCAAGGGTGA